A single region of the Vicia villosa cultivar HV-30 ecotype Madison, WI linkage group LG4, Vvil1.0, whole genome shotgun sequence genome encodes:
- the LOC131594191 gene encoding uncharacterized protein LOC131594191, whose product MVTKLSIYLAFVLVALPYYPTLCQDNDWQSLIDQAQEYGISQETVAEAQSVLGDSSMEQVAQDALRDGSLADWVIEATENDKGSTPPSTRSSGGLPSDVVNSPNLAPNEGPELAPNNAPLSAPSPAPYAAPPQA is encoded by the exons ATGGTAACAAAGTTATCAATTTATTTGGCATTTGTATTGGTAGCGTTACCATATTATCCAACTTTGTGTCAAGATAATGATTGGCAAAGTCTAATAGATCAAGCACAAGAGTATGGTATCTCTCAAGAAACAGTTGCTGAGGCTCAAAGTGTTTTAGGAGATAGTTCTATGGAACAGGTTGCCCAAGATGCTTTGCGTGACGGGTCATTGGCTGATTGGGTTATAGAAGCAAC TGAGAATGACAAAGGAAGCACACCACCATCAACACGATCAAGTGGAGGTTTACCTAGTGATGTAGTGAATTCACCAAATTTGGCCCCAAATGAAGGACCTGAACTAGCACCAAATAATGCACCTTTAAGTGCACCATCACCTGCCCCTTATGCAGCACCTCCCCAAGCATGA